One Rosa chinensis cultivar Old Blush chromosome 3, RchiOBHm-V2, whole genome shotgun sequence DNA window includes the following coding sequences:
- the LOC112193634 gene encoding fumarylacetoacetase: MKRPPSNTLYGLFRSFRENNPIDHIPLPNLPSSNFGHGSRRHRKNSVSGVALTSFIEVDPSSHFPIQPKPASTARPGVAIGDYVLDLSAIAAAGLFNGPILRNSDCFYQPNLNKFLALGRPAWKEARATLQKLLSSTEPTLRDNQSLKQESLIPLSEVEMLLPVAIGDFTDFFSSMDHVHDCGAKISYKAGQAIPLKWLDLPIAYHGRASSIVISGTDITRPRSIREVSLETFLRPRQPPGGLLYFGPATKLDFELKMAAVVGPGNELGNPVDVNEAADHIFGLVLMNGWIARDIQAKEFIPSVPFLGKSFGTTISTWIVTLEALEPFSCDPPKKVAAPPSIAHVAENISKSYDITLEVRIKPDGERRSSVVTKSNFNHLIWTLPQQLAHLTINGCNLRPGDLFGTGTISGPEPESYGSLLELTWDKPLSLNGVTREFLEDGDEVIITGFSKGNGYKVGFGKCSGKIVPPP; encoded by the exons ATGAAGCGCCCTCCGAGCAACACCTTGTACGGCCTTTTTCGTTCCTTCCGAGAAAACAACCCGATTGATCACATCCCCTTACCGAACCTCCCGAGCTCTAACTTCGGTCATGGAAGTCGTCGACATCGGAAAAACTCCGTGTCCGGCGTAGCTCTCACTTCCTTCATCGAAGTCGACCCGAGCTCTCACTTCCCCATACAGCCAAAACCGGCTTCAACGGCTCGACCGGGCGTGGCCATCGGCGATTATGTGTTGGACTTGTCAGCAATCGCCGCCGCCGGTCTTTTCAACGGTCCGATCCTCAGAAACTCCGACTGCTTTTATCAG CCTAATTTGAACAAGTTCTTGGCCTTGGGACGACCTGCTTGGAAGGAAGCACGTGCTACACTTCAGAAGCTACTTTCAT CTACTGAGCCAACATTGCGTGACAATCAAAGTTTAAAGCAGGAATCACTTATTCCGTTG AGCGAGGTGGAAATGCTGCTTCCTGTGGCGATTGGGGACTTTACAGACTTCTTTTCATCAATGGATCACGTACACGACTGCGGGGCCAAGATTAGTTATAAGGCAGGTCAGGCAATTCCACTGAAATG GTTGGACCTACCAATTGCATATCATGGACGAGCTTCGTCGATTGTTATCTCTGGAACTGACATTACTCGACCCAGGTCAATCAGAGAGGTGTCTCTTGAGACATTTTTACGTCCAAG ACAACCTCCAGGTGGTCTGCTATATTTTGGTCCCGCAACGAAACTAGATTTTGAGCTTAAAATG GCTGCTGTAGTTGGTCCTGGAAATGAATTAGGGAATCCGGTGGATGTGAATGAGGCAGCAGATCACATTTTTGGACTTGTCTTGATGAATGGCTGGATTG CTAGAGATATCCAGGCAAAGGAATTTATTCCCAGTGTGCCTTTCCTAGGAAAAAGTTTTG GAACTACGATATCCACTTGGATAGTGACACTCGAAGCTCTAGAACCATTTTCCTGTGATCCTCCCAAAAAGGT TGCAGCACCCCCATCTATTGCCCATGTCGCTGAAAATATCTCCAAAAGCTATGACATAACATTAGAG GTTCGAATTAAACCAGATGGAGAGAGGCGCTCATCTGTGGTCACAAAGAGTAATTTCAACCACTT AATTTGGACATTGCCTCAGCAGCTAGCACACCTTACCATCAATGGGTGCAACTTAAGGCCTGGAGATCTCTTTGGAACTGGGACCATCAGTGGACCT GAGCCAGAATCTTACGGAAGCTTGCTAGAGCTGACATGGGATAAGCCATTGTCATTAAACGGCGTTACTCGTGAATTTCTTGAAGATGGAGACGAAGTCATCATTACTGGTTTTAGCAAG GGAAATGGCTACAAAGTAGGGTTCGGGAAATGCTCTGGAAAGATTGTTCCACCTCCTTGA